In a single window of the Antedon mediterranea chromosome 1, ecAntMedi1.1, whole genome shotgun sequence genome:
- the LOC140062573 gene encoding LOW QUALITY PROTEIN: protein smoothened-like (The sequence of the model RefSeq protein was modified relative to this genomic sequence to represent the inferred CDS: inserted 2 bases in 1 codon), with protein sequence MEVSLNMSALLLFSLLQLVSITSSLNISLFNEGRCSKTVSKCIPVEVPDCLGNSIGFSHTSLVLANDSSSQDDIQKRLNQWKAIQYVPRCWEVIQPLLCSVYLPKCVNGTVELPSMDMCTVTRLPCKVVETQQGWPDFLKCKTDNFPESCSNSYKELTFNSSGKCEPPLVATENEKSWYEGVDGCGIQCQNPLYSEKQHQSMHTFIAVFASICAICTFFTLVTFFADWKNSSKYPALILFYMNGCFFVGSIGWLAQFSNGGREDIVCRKDGTMRQSEPSEGENLSCVIIFIIVYYFLMAGVIWFVMLAFAWHISFKALGTPVDALHGKTSYFHLFSWSIPFFLVVVIMAFNQIDGDSLSGICFVGYKNLSYRAIFLLAPIGIALFIGAFFLINGLMTLCGLQRGGQSLLNEKAAARISRTIVRIGVFAVLAFTFIFMSFACHLYEFTNHKAWEKGFRDFMVCEANVSSLRLKEETGTLPLCSMSSKPNLTVVMLHIFSLFGAGIAMSMWVWTPSTIAIWRRTWRRVTRQPINEPQKLKKCRMIAKAFAKKDQLKGDYDDADGMSVSFESASHDDPLDMRLDIPPSSVTDETSSANWGHNVPTRMLTRRGAAVPVPLISAISQSSSSGIDPSMYRRQHTGRRNNPIQAEVTVEPPPSNQRGPSRLQRKKRLAPVYHRPSGLETPIADKQLSLHGNGINRYXAAPYRMIHSGYWHKKQSSVPKLPAISKQKRVMMIQQPFDIDCEDLSHKDWF encoded by the exons ATGGAAGTTTCTTTAAATATGTCTGCTTTGTTGTTATTTTCACTTCTTCAACTAGTATCTATCACTTCATCTTTAAATATATCACTATTCAATGAAGGACGTTGTAGTAAGACGGTTTCTAAATGTATCCCAGTTGAAGTACCGGATTGTTTGGGCAACTCTATTGGATTCTCGCACACATCCCTCGTTTTAGCCAATGACTCATCAAGTCAGGATGACATCCAGAAGCGTCTAAACCAATGGAAGGCCATCCAGTATGTTCCCAGATGCTGGGAAGTCATTCAGCCATTGCTCTGTTCAGTTTATCTTCCAAAGTGTGTGAATGGAACTGTGGAATTGCCAAGTATGGATATGTGCACCGTCACTAGACTGCCATGCAAAGTTGTGGAAACTCAGCAAGGTTGGCCAGACTTTCTGAAATGTAAAACTGATAATTTTCCTGAAAGTTGTTCT AATTCATACAAAGAACTGACTTTTAACAGTAGTGGTAAATGTGAACCTCCATTGGTAGCGACAGAAAACGAAAAAAGTTGGTACGAGGGTGTAGATGGTTGCGGAATACAATGTCAGAATCCTCTTTATTCTGAAAAGCAACACCAGAGTATGCATACATTCATAGCTGTGTTTGCATCCATTTGTGCCATCTGTACATTCTTTACTCTT gtgACATTCTTTGCAGACTGGAAGAATTCCAGCAAGTATCCAGCATTGATTCTCTTCTATATGAATGGTTGTTTCTTTGTGGGTAGCATTGGTTGGTTAGCGCAGTTCTCAAATGGCGGTAGAGAGGATATTGTCTGCAGAAAAGATGGAACAATGAGGCAATCTGAACCCAg CGAGGGTGAGAACCTTTCTTGTGTCATTATCTTCATCATAGTGTACTACTTCCTCATGGCTGGTGTAATCTGGTTCGTCATGTTGGCATTCGCTTGGCATATCTCCTTCAAGGCACTTGGAACTCCGGTAGATGCTTTGCATGGAAAGAcctcatattttcatcttttttctTGGAGTATACCTTTCTTTTTGGTGGTTGTCATCATGGCATTTAATCag attgatgGTGATTCTCTCTCTGGTATTTGTTTCGTTGGTTATAAGAATTTGAGCTACAGAGCAATATTCCTATTGGCACCAATTGGTATTGCTCTTTTTATCGGTGCATTCTTTCTAATAAATG GTTTAATGACACTATGTGGTTTGCAGCGCGGAGGTCAAAGTTTACTAAATGAGAAAGCTGCAGCAAGAATTTCGAGAACAATTGTGAGAATTG GTGTGTTTGCGGTTTTGGCATTTACGTTTATCTTTATGAGTTTTGCGTGTCATCTTTATGAGTTCACCAATCACAAAGCTTGGGAGAAAGGATTTAGAGATTTCATGGT GTGCGAAGCAAATGTCAGTTCATTGAGACTGAAGGAGGAGACTGGCACATTACCGCTGTGTTCAATGAGTTCCAAGCCAAACCTGACCGTTGTTATGCTCCACATATTCTCATTGTTTGGGGCTGGAATAGCCATGAGTATGTGGGTTTGGACACCATCAACAATTGCTATTTGGCGCAGAACTTGGCGAAG AGTTACAAGACAACCAATCAACGAACCACAAAAATTGAAGAAGTGTCGCATGAtagcgaaagcatttgccaagaaggACCAACTAAAAGGAGACTATGATGATGCGGACGGGATGTCTGTCAGCTTTGAATCTGCATCGCATGATGACCCATTAG ATATGCGGCTTGATATTCCTCCATCAAGTGTCACAGATGAAACATCGTCAGCAAATTGGGGTCACAATGTACCAACACGAATGTTAACAAGAAGGGGTGCAGCTGTACCCGTACCCCTTATCTCTGCTATCTCTCAATCAAGTTCATCTGGTATTG ATCCATCAATGTACAGAAGACAACACACAGGTCGCCGTAACAACCCGATCCAAGCAGAAGTCACGGTAGAACCACCGCCATCAAACCAACGAGGACCAAGTAGATTACAACGAAAGAAGCGACTTGCACCAGTTTACCATCGACCCAGTGGTCTCGAAACACCAATTGCGGACAAGCAGCTGTCCTTGCATGGAAATGGAATCAATCGATA GGCAGCTCCGTACAGGATGATCCACTCGGGTTACTGGCACAAAAAACAATCATCTGTGCCAAAACTTCCAGCAATTTCAAAGCAAAAGCGGGTTATGATGATACAGCAGCCATTTGATATCGACTGTGAAGATCTTAGCCATAAAGAttggttttaa